The genomic DNA AGGGCGAGCGGGTCATGGGTGAGGTGGAGAACATCTCCCCCGGGCTCAAGCGCCAGCTGATCGTTCAGCTCAGCCAGCCGGGCACCTACCAGACCTCGTGCCGCCCTGGCATGGTCGGTGAAGGCATCCGAGGCAATTTCGTGGTGTCCGGTGAGGCCGTCCAGGTCGATACCGAGGGCAAGTTCAAGGAAGCCGCCGACAGCTACAAGCGCTACGTGCTCAGCCAGACCGACGCGCTGATCCCGTCGACGGAGGCGTTCGTCGCGGCCGTCAAGGCCAAGGACGTGGCCAAGGCCAAGTCGCTGTTCCCGACCACGCGCACCTATTACGAGCGCATCGAACCGGTCGCCGAGTCATTCCCCGACGACCTCGATCCCCGCATCGACCTTCGCGAGGCCGACCTTGAGGAAGGCCAGAAGTGGACCGGGTTCCACGCCCTGGAGAAGCAGCTGTGGGTCACCGGTCTGCAGCCCGACGCCGACGCACTGGCCGACCAGCTGCTGGCCGACGTCAAGGAGCTCGAGGCCGGGGTCAAGGCACCGGATTGGAAGATCGACTCCACCCAGATCGCCGGTGGCGCACAGGGTCTGCTCGACGAGGTCGCGATGAGCAAGATCAGCGGCGAAGAGGACATCTTCAGCCACACCGACCTCTGGGACTTCAAGGCCAACGTCGAAGGTTCGCAGACTGCGGTGGCCTCGGTGCGGCCGATCCTCGACGAGCGCAACGCCGAGCTGGGCAAGCGGCTGGACGCCAGGTTCGCCGATGTCGAGAAGTTGCTGGAGAAGTATCGTGAAGGCGACGGCTTCGTCTCCTACGACAAGGTGACCGAGCCGCAACGCCAGGAGCTGTCCCGCGCCATCGACGCGCTGAGCAAAGAAGTGAGCCAGGTGCAGGGTGTCATCGCCCACCAGTGATTCTCCGGAATCCACCCCGGATGCCGAGCAGTCCGCCGGATTCTCCCGGCGCAAGCTGTTCGGCGCCGCCGGGGTCACCGCTGCGGTAGTCGGTGCGGCCGGCGCGGGTGCGCTGGCCGGTCGCGCCTCTGCGGCCAGCGTCCCGCACGGTGCCCTGCAGGGGCCGGTCCCGTTTCGGGGTGACCGGCAGGCCGGCATCATCACCGAGGCCCAGGACCGGATGCATTTCTGCTCCTTCGACGTGACCACCGACAACCGCGACGACGTCATCGCACTGCTCAAGCAGTGGACAAAGATGGCCGAGCGGATGACGCGCGGCGAGGAGACCGAAGACGGTGGCGCCGTGGACGGCAATCCGTATGCGCCGCCGTCGGATACCGGTGAGGCACTGGGCCTGCCGGCCTCACAGCTCACCCTGACGATCGGGTTCGGGCCGTCGTTCTTCCGCAAGGATGGCAAGGACCGCTTCGGCATCGCCGACAAGCAGCCGGCCGAGCTCAAGGACCTGCCGAAGTTCCCCAACGAGACCATGGACCCGGCCCGTAGCGGTGGCGACATCTGCGTGCAGGCGTGCGCCAACGATCCGCAGGTCGCGGTGCACGCGATCCGCAACCTGGCCCGCGTCGGGTTCGGCACGGTCGCGGTGCGGTACTCACAGCTGGGGTTCGGCCGTACCTCGTCGACCACCCGGGGCCAGGCCACCCCGCGAAACCTGTTCGGGTTCAAGGACGGAACCAACAACCTCAAGTCCGATCAGACCGACCTGCTCGACAAGAACGTCTGGGTGGCCGAGGGCGACGGACCTGCCTGGTTCACCGGCGGCACCTACCTGATCACCCGACGGATCCGGATGCGCATCGAGAACTGGGATCGCACGACGCTTCTGGAGCAGGAGCGGGTGATCGGCCGGCAGAAGGGCAGCGGCGCCCCCAATGGACTGCAGCAGGAGTTCGACGAACTCGATTTCGAGATCACCGACGGCAGGGGCGATCCGAAGATCGACAAGGACGCGCATGTGCGTCTGGCCTCGGCCGAGCACTTGGGCGGTATCGAAATCCTGCGTCGCGGTTACAACTTCACGGATGGCTCGGATGGATTCGGGCACCTGGACGCGGGGTTGTTCTTCATCGCGTTCGTGCGCAGCCCCGAGAAGCAGTTCATCCCGATGCAGCGCGAGCTGGCCCGCAAGGATGCGCTCAACGAGTACATCACCCACACCGGTACCGCCATCTTCGCCTGCCCGCCCGGGCTGAGCGAGGGTGACAATTCCGGGTACTGGGGTTCGACGCTGTTCGTGTGAGCGTGGGCTCAACCGTTGGGGCCGAGCAGGATCTGACTGAGCCGGGTGGTGGTCGCGACGCCGTCGTCGTAGCCGCCCTGCCCGTTGAGCCCGTTCATGATCGCCAGCGTGTAGCGCTGGTTGGGTCCAGCGAAGCCGACCGAGTTGACGACCCAGCCGCCCTGCTCCTGCGACCACCCGTTCTTGTTGCCGGGGCTCATCGACGGCCCCGCACCCCACACACCCCACTGTTGCTCCCCGCCGACCCGTTGCATCTCGGCCACCACCGCGGCCGCATCGGGCGGATTCAGTTGGGTCAGCGTGTAGTTCATCAACCGGTCGAGATCATTGGTGGTCGATTTCTGAAAACCCCAGTACGGGAACATGTCACCGAATCCCGGTTGCGGCCGCAGGTCGGTCATGCCGTAGCGGGGGAAACCGGCGTTGAATGCCTTGTGGTCGGCCCCGCCGTACCGGGTCCACAACGAGTCGGCCGCGTCGTTGTCTGAGTTCCGCAGCATGTTCACCATGAGCTGCCGGTCATTGCCCGACATCCGCAATGCACCGGCGCGTTCCCGAGTCAGCAGGTCGACCACCATGGCCAGCTTGATGGTGGAGGCGGTCCAGATCATCTGGTTCGCGCCGGGGTTGGCGAAGCGCGTGCCCGCGACGCGATCGCGCAGCACATAGCCGACGGTGCCGGGCCGCGATGCCAGGTAGGAATCCGCCGCCGCGATCCGCGAGCGCAGGTCACATCCCGTGGCTGCACAGTCCGCAATGGCCTGCGGTGCAACCGTTGCCAGACTGAGCGCCAGGACGACGGCAGCGATCCGCAGTACCCGCATCGCCACACCGTAGGTCTCGCCGGTCCGACCCGGCGCTTGCACAGCCGGGCCACTCCGAGCTGAGACCCTGCTGTTGTCAGTTCGTGACGGGCGCAGACATGCCGCCTGGCGCCGCAGGTGTCACAGCAGCGCCTGGCTCGGACAGGTTGTCGTGCTGCCCGCCTGGTAGCGACAAAGTCGCTGACCGGTGGGCAACCCGAGGGTCAGTCCGACTTGGCTGGCTCGTCCTGGTCGTCGGTGTCCGGGTCGTCGGTGTCCGTGGACTCCGTGTCGTCGGCTATGTCCGCACCGGCGGAGTCAGAGTCTTCGTCCGTGGATTCGACAGCGTCCCCGGCGTCGTCCTCAAGCTCGCCGTCTGCATCGGCCTCGGGCTCGGACTCGTCGATCGCGCCCGGCCAGTACTCCCGCCACTCGTCCTCTGTGATCGACCCCAGCGGCGTCACGTCGAGTTCCTCGGGAACGTCCTCGCCCCGGCGGCCGGCGGCAACATCGGCTTCGGCTGCCCGCACAGTGTCCATGAACTCCAAAACCGCGCTGCGCAAGTCATTCTCGGCATCGGCATCTGCCGAGACCACCACTGAAGTCAGGGCCGTGGGCACCAGGTCGGCCGGCAACCCGGCCTGGGCCACCCGGGCCAGCACCTTCTGTGCCAGCGCCAAAGCCGGCTGCCCCGTGGGCACGTCATCCATCGACGAGCCGCGGGCTTTCACCTTCTGCTCCTGAGCCTTGCGCTGCTCCCACTGGGCCAGCTGCTCGTCCAGTGAAATCGA from Mycobacterium sp. DL440 includes the following:
- the efeO gene encoding iron uptake system protein EfeO; amino-acid sequence: MKLTPVVKTGFAATAAVLAGISMSACQAKEADSGSASGDGAKSAQITVDASDTECKLSGTTATTGASTFVVTNSGDKVTEFYVYGEGERVMGEVENISPGLKRQLIVQLSQPGTYQTSCRPGMVGEGIRGNFVVSGEAVQVDTEGKFKEAADSYKRYVLSQTDALIPSTEAFVAAVKAKDVAKAKSLFPTTRTYYERIEPVAESFPDDLDPRIDLREADLEEGQKWTGFHALEKQLWVTGLQPDADALADQLLADVKELEAGVKAPDWKIDSTQIAGGAQGLLDEVAMSKISGEEDIFSHTDLWDFKANVEGSQTAVASVRPILDERNAELGKRLDARFADVEKLLEKYREGDGFVSYDKVTEPQRQELSRAIDALSKEVSQVQGVIAHQ
- the efeB gene encoding iron uptake transporter deferrochelatase/peroxidase subunit, whose product is MSSPTSDSPESTPDAEQSAGFSRRKLFGAAGVTAAVVGAAGAGALAGRASAASVPHGALQGPVPFRGDRQAGIITEAQDRMHFCSFDVTTDNRDDVIALLKQWTKMAERMTRGEETEDGGAVDGNPYAPPSDTGEALGLPASQLTLTIGFGPSFFRKDGKDRFGIADKQPAELKDLPKFPNETMDPARSGGDICVQACANDPQVAVHAIRNLARVGFGTVAVRYSQLGFGRTSSTTRGQATPRNLFGFKDGTNNLKSDQTDLLDKNVWVAEGDGPAWFTGGTYLITRRIRMRIENWDRTTLLEQERVIGRQKGSGAPNGLQQEFDELDFEITDGRGDPKIDKDAHVRLASAEHLGGIEILRRGYNFTDGSDGFGHLDAGLFFIAFVRSPEKQFIPMQRELARKDALNEYITHTGTAIFACPPGLSEGDNSGYWGSTLFV
- a CDS encoding serine hydrolase, producing the protein MRVLRIAAVVLALSLATVAPQAIADCAATGCDLRSRIAAADSYLASRPGTVGYVLRDRVAGTRFANPGANQMIWTASTIKLAMVVDLLTRERAGALRMSGNDRQLMVNMLRNSDNDAADSLWTRYGGADHKAFNAGFPRYGMTDLRPQPGFGDMFPYWGFQKSTTNDLDRLMNYTLTQLNPPDAAAVVAEMQRVGGEQQWGVWGAGPSMSPGNKNGWSQEQGGWVVNSVGFAGPNQRYTLAIMNGLNGQGGYDDGVATTTRLSQILLGPNG
- a CDS encoding nucleoside triphosphate pyrophosphohydrolase, producing the protein MTVVLVDPRHPSLIPVEAIDLLTGDVQYTEEMPVKVPWSLPAARPAYDGEDAPVLLSSDPEHPAVKARLAAGDRLIAAPRAQAGERLVDAVAMMDKLRTDGPWESEQTHDSLRRYLLEETYEVFDAVRGGNADELREELGDVLLQVLFHARIAEDAPVHPFNIDDVADSLVRKLGNRVPAVLAGESISLDEQLAQWEQRKAQEQKVKARGSSMDDVPTGQPALALAQKVLARVAQAGLPADLVPTALTSVVVSADADAENDLRSAVLEFMDTVRAAEADVAAGRRGEDVPEELDVTPLGSITEDEWREYWPGAIDESEPEADADGELEDDAGDAVESTDEDSDSAGADIADDTESTDTDDPDTDDQDEPAKSD